CAGTATTAGGCATCAACATTTCTGAATCTAAAATCCCGACCATTAATTAATCCATGGGACATCAGCATTTCTGAACCTAAAAATCTCGACCCCTAAATAATCAACTGGACCTTGAATAGATACATGAGGCTTCCCAAGCTTCACATGAACAGTAGATATCTGAGAGAACCTTTGAAGTGTTCTTGTGGCGATGAGGTGAGCCACCGACTCTAAGAGATTATACCCAGGTCCTTCCATTACATCCTTAGCAATGCTGTAAGTCATTCCAACACAAAAAGATATAGGTATTTCAAGATGTGACGAGTGCATAACAGAAGTACTAGGAGAAAACAGAGAGGCACAAAACACTGATCTAGCACAACTTGTCGACATTTAAGCATTTTTGATCCAagagaaaaagttggatgaattATGTGTATGAAGAATTGGTACTAGTTTTAATCGAATATGGAATGAGTCAAGTGTGTCGATTGCAGCAAATTGTTTTAACATTCATTCATGACCATTCTATGAACATTACTCTATACAACCTAACGTCTATTCAGGGATATATTCGTGCAGTAGGTTAACAAGGAATAGCAAGAAAAGCACAAATTCCCAATGCATAACTATCATAACTAAGTAAGACGCATTAGCAACAACGATGTTACTAGCTTTTGtttgctttgacaagaaatgaaGACGCATTTGCAATAACGACGTTACTAGCTTTGACAAGAAATGAATAAGCCCTAAGTTGCTTGGTATACTCACTTGTAAATGTCCACATAGATTACACTTTCATTTATGTTATCAGATTTACCAGCGTCACGAAGATCAACCCATGCATCTATATCAATCACAAACTTCTGTCCCAGAGTTTTCTCTTCTGGTAAAACACCATGATATCCTTGGAACATCAAGcctcttaatataagtttctcacCTTTCAAAATCATTCCATCTGCTTCCATCTACACATTAAGAAAAAATGGGAGAACTAGAATCAGTCTGCACATTCAGTAACACATCAAAAACAGTACTAATGAATATAAAACAGAATCTCTATAAGTCATTTTATCAAACAGTTAGACAGCAGAATTGAAGTTCAGCACAAAAGTGAGGATTTAAAACTGATTCTGGTTAATTTACTGGAAGAAGACTGATTGTATTTTGCAGAAAAATATTGGAACTGGAGTCTTACTTTTTTGTCTTACTTTTTGCTGTAAGGATGTTTTTGCAGTAGCATACAGATGCATGAGAAATTAGGAACGACTACATATAATCAGGAAATTGTTGTAGGGCCTCGGGCCCATGTATGTGCGGCCCATATAGATGTAACCAGGGTTTACCTCAAAATGAAGACCAAGGTTGCCTTTCTGATCAGTAAGATTAAGATGCAACTTAGCAAAACTAATGATTTCACAGGTAACTTTGAAAGGATATCATGGTAGATCTCTTATGGAATGCTTGACATTTCTTCTGCTTCTGCTTCTTCTGATTGAGCTACCAGTTCTGCCTCTATTTAACCTAAATAGGATATTTTGTTAGAAGCCGACCTCTTGAATGCTAAGGGGTAGTAGTGTCAGCAGAACTCCTGAGATACAAAAGCGATGAACTTATAtcccagaagaagaaaaaaacagaacCCACGTGCTGGAGAGCTGCATAAAAAAATTAAGACAGGGAAACACTTAACTACTGAGAAACGAATGCTCAAATCAACGCGACCTGTTCTTTGAAAACTTCAGCAAGCATACATCATTTATGAAGAATGCTGCACCTCTTAACTCAGTTTTCACACTTTATGACGACACTTGACAAAGAATCAATATTCTAGCTCGAGTCTGAATCACACTGAGGGCCAACCGGCCAAGAGAACAGCTGCTGCAAATATTGACACTGTTTTCCATTGATTGCTAAAGTGAGCCTGAATTCCTAGGTAGGATGGTGTCTATGTATTTGTTGTTTGCTAAGTGTGGTGAGAGCAGATATTACAGACAGAAAACCCAGGATGAAGGCTTCAACATCCAATGTGATAGCAACCACCGGATGGAGGTTCAGAGTTGGGTTCTTTTACTTGCATTTTTCACAATGAGGTGACATCCTCCGACCGGTGTGACACAGATAGAACATGTGAATGATCTGTTGGAAGAATATCTGAGATATTGTTATGCCGTAACAGAATTGGGTGAAATGATAagctaaataaaataaaatttcgaTCTGATATGTGCTTGCCCataccaaaacaaaacaaaatctagCACTCttgcactggttcagaaatacCATAAGCTGACATACCTATCATACAACAAATGCTCATACTGAAGGGATAAATTTCATGGATCAGAAAGTAGCAATTACATATACACATCCAGATATGACAAGAAAAGATAGCAGCTGCACAGTGCGAGTTCCTACAAACTAGGAAGTAGAGAGTTCATATATAAAACTTTATGTGCTCTGGCAAATCAGAACCTTAAATTGATCATAATGGCAACCAAGGAGCACAAAATGCTCTCCATTCTGTACCCTCTGGCCTCTACCTTACAGATGAGGAATCCCACAGGGATCATAAGTTGCTGAACAAAGAGCAGCATGTTTTAGTCCCTTCCAGAAACATGAGTTTATAGCATATTGGCTAATGGCTAAATCATGCTACAGGGTGAGGGATTCAAGGTAATAATAACACAAACCAGATTATTGAGGGAGTTGAACTGAACAAGATTTTTATAGGGAGGGGTTAAATATGTTGTAatggttttaattttaaaaaaccaaTTGCCTACTGTGGTCATAAATAAACAAGAAACAACGACCTCGATACCCAACTAGCAGTCAACTTTAAACAACCACGTCATATATAAGCAAGAAGTCAAGGTGGCATGctgaaaatacatgaaaaaatGTTATCAATGCGAAATTATGAAATAGGTAGGATGCTTCAGTTACCTGGTCATAATAGATACACCCAGCACCAATTCGGAAACTCAGGTTGAGGTTATTGCACATCGGTAGCTTTGAAATTAGGCATGTGAAAGGTCTTTGTATCTCCAGATAATACTGGTTGCTTCTGCTGTTGCTCACCAAGTAGAACCACTCCCAGTTTTCAACTGCTTCATTCTTAGAGTGTAGGTGTACCATTATCTGCAGCTGAGGGATCTCTCAGAATCTTTGCAACACGCGTCCTAGAAAAAATGAACCAGTGTCGTTCCAGATCTTTGTATATGCTGTAAATATAACTAAAAAACAAATATAATAACATCTAAATTTACTTCGAtaagagaagataaagaacagaggataTCCGTGTAGCAAAGTCCATCTGTCAACGATGTAAGAGGCAACAGAACTGATGATATTCATTGTTACGAAGACATTCACCTTCCGAATTTATAGGAAGTGCACTAATTATATCCAGAAATGTTACCTTACAAATTCATAAGATCCAAGTATCTTATGTTCCTAGCAGTTTGAAGAGCTTCTGACCATATAAACACATCTAATAGGGTGGGTACTTCCATATTATCCTCAGTCAGAGGCCTAATGTCCTGTTTCATATGTTCCACAATTTCATTTCTTTTTGGTAGAGGTTCTAATGATCGCCACTAGAAGATATAAATAAACAAAAAGGAAGAGGGGAAATTTGATATTATGCAGATCCAAGAGAAAGACAGAAGACTAGAAAGTTTCTCTTTTGGGTTGCAATTTTACAATTCTACAAGTTCTTTCATTACTAATCTCTTTGAGTGCATTTCAGTTTCCATCAAGTTTAATTTTCTATTGCATTCAGCAATCTCATGACATAGAACATTCACATTTATCAGTACTAATCGAAGATAAGAAACTAAATAGTAGTTAGAAAAGGCGAACAAGCATCTCATAACACGCAGTTTGCATCATTAGTTTATTATTTGATATCAACTGAAACAAAATACAGAGACAATATGAGAAGTTCAGAGAAAAGCAAAATGTACTGAAAAAACGCACCTGTGTTCCATTAACCAAAGGGCTTCTTTGAGGGGAGAAATAGAAAGAATGTCAGGTCTGCAAACGGAATTTGATGTTTACCAACCCGGAAAAAAGCTTACTCAAGTTCCTTAAAACACCAAGGCAATCAAAAAGATAAAAGAACTAAAACAGAATAATATACGATCCAACTAAGGAAATGAAATTGCGTATATATAAGTATTTTGATTCATATTGACTCTGTGAAAGATTGGAACTAGAAACAGATGCATCATTACATTAAACATTCAATTGAcataaatttattcaatccttaTCTCCATCTTGTATTAAGTTGTTGATCATGTTAACCAACGGACCAGTACCCTTGGCCATAATCTCTACCCTCGAAACATTAGAGGCATGAGAAAACAAAGAAAGACCGAAAGATATAAGCTCAGGAAGAAATAATCTAGATGACAAGAACCCATGCCAATAACGAGGTTCTAAATCAAAAAATGCACTAAAAAACCTCCGTGTTCCTGGTAAATCAAGTTTCAGTAGGACATCCATACCGAAGCAGAAGAATTCCCGTTGCCTTCTCCTCTCTATAGGCCATAAATCTTTCCAAACTCCCGCAGACAAATCATTACCAGAAAATCCTTGTTCAGATTCAAGAAACTTTATTATCGCCTTTGCAACTATTGGAGCTGCTGCAAGAGTTCTTGCAACCATGTAACCTGTCGAGGGATGTACCATACCAGCAGTCCCGCCAATTCCCACAACCCTTTGAGGAAGTACAGGGAGTGGCCCACCCATTGGAATAACACACCGTTCATCCTCTTGGATACTCTTCACTTTTATACCCAAATGCTTCAATCTAAGAACCATTCTTTCTTTTATATCGTCTATCATAAGTCCGGGACGAGCAACCAGAGATGTCTCTTCTAGAAAGATTCTGTTTGCCGAAAATGGCATAGCATACAAAAATGTGGGTATCTTAGAATTCTTTTCTTTAAGTTGTTGATTCGATTTCAAATGAGTATCTCTCCAATCCATGAAAAGCATCTTATCTACATCAAATGGGTGTTCTTCTACTTCTGCTAAGATACCATACGCAACTTGATACCCAGGATTATAAGGTTTATCATACTGAACCAACGAACGTGAAAACCCCGTCGCATCAAGCACAACAGTTGCTTGTACCGTCACACCATCATGACAAATCAAAAGCGATTTCG
The nucleotide sequence above comes from Papaver somniferum cultivar HN1 chromosome 8, ASM357369v1, whole genome shotgun sequence. Encoded proteins:
- the LOC113304189 gene encoding dihydroneopterin aldolase 2-like isoform X2, whose protein sequence is MEADGMILKGEKLILRGLMFQGYHGVLPEEKTLGQKFVIDIDAWVDLRDAGKSDNINESVIYVDIYNIAKDVMEGPGYNLLESVAHLIATRTLQRFSQISTVHVKLGKPHVSIQGPVDYLGVEIFRFRNADVPWIN
- the LOC113304189 gene encoding dihydroneopterin aldolase 2-like isoform X1 codes for the protein MVHLHSKNEAVENWEWFYLVSNSRSNQYYLEIQRPFTCLISKLPMCNNLNLSFRIGAGCIYYDQMEADGMILKGEKLILRGLMFQGYHGVLPEEKTLGQKFVIDIDAWVDLRDAGKSDNINESVIYVDIYNIAKDVMEGPGYNLLESVAHLIATRTLQRFSQISTVHVKLGKPHVSIQGPVDYLGVEIFRFRNADVPWIN
- the LOC113304188 gene encoding lycopene beta cyclase, chloroplastic/chromoplastic-like, with translation MDTLLRTHNQLQLLYPLQHHEFRIRPKKRNGQNSQHWSTNTGLTVLKASVHSSAVLELPVPEAKIEENLEFELPMYDTSKSGVTFDLVVVGCGPAGLAVAQQVSEAGLSVCSIDPFPKLVWPNNYGVWVDEFEAMDLLDCLDTTWSGAVVYIDDNSKKSLDRPYGRVNRKQLKSKMMGKCVSNGVIFHQAKVIKVIHEESKSLLICHDGVTVQATVVLDATGFSRSLVQYDKPYNPGYQVAYGILAEVEEHPFDVDKMLFMDWRDTHLKSNQQLKEKNSKIPTFLYAMPFSANRIFLEETSLVARPGLMIDDIKERMVLRLKHLGIKVKSIQEDERCVIPMGGPLPVLPQRVVGIGGTAGMVHPSTGYMVARTLAAAPIVAKAIIKFLESEQGFSGNDLSAGVWKDLWPIERRRQREFFCFGMDVLLKLDLPGTRRFFSAFFDLEPRYWHGFLSSRLFLPELISFGLSLFSHASNVSRVEIMAKGTGPLVNMINNLIQDGDKD